The following is a genomic window from Haloarcula sp. DT43.
ACGACTTCAACCGCATCACTTCGATCTAACCCCAGTAGCCTTTTAATTCCGGTTACCGTACGTGGGGACAACAGATGGCGAATACGACAGACGGGCGGCCGTCGAGCAAAGTCGCTCGACTCATCGACGAGTACGAACTCGATGGGCTCGGTGCGGAGATGGAGGCTCGCTGGACCGGCGACGGCGAAGAGCGCATGAGCCTCCGTGACCTCGCGGAGTTTTTCAACAAGCGACTCCTCGAGCGCGCGCTGGTCGATGCGGGGCTGAGCGCGCTCGAAAGCGACGTGGAATCGACCTACGAGAACCTCACCGGCGACGACATCAGCACGGGTGTCCGGACCGACACCGTCAACCGACTCGAACGCAACGGCGTCGACGTCGACGCCCTCGAAACCGACTTCGTCACCTATCAGGCCATCCGGTCGTACCTGAAGGAGTGGCGCGGCGCGGAGTATCAGGGGCTGTCCGACGACGAGAAAATCGAGAAGGACCTCGAGAGCATCCAACGACTGCTGACCCGGACGCTGTCGGTCACCGACCAGCGCATCGAGAAACTCCGGGATACGGGCCGAGTCGACATCGAGGACTTCGAGGTGTTTCTGGACGCACAGGTGCTGTGCCAGTCGTGCGGGAGCCAGTACGCCGTCGCGGAGTTCTTCGAGCAGGGCGGCTGTGAGTGCCAGCAGGACTGAGCACTGGGCGGCCGCTTGGAGATGCGGCTGAGGCTGAGTAATAAGCGATTTTTGTTGTGAAACGCAACGAAAACGGCTTATTTCGGGGTCAGATGTGCACGAACGGAACCGGTGTGTCGGTCCGGGACCCGACCGGTACTGCTGGCGTCCGAGTCACGCAGGGCTGAAGCGTGCGGCGCTCGTGGACAGCGGTATGAACCCGGCCGAACTGCGGGCCTCGATTCCGGCGCTCGAACGGTGTACGTACTTCAACACGGGCGCGAGCGGGCCGACGCCCCGCCCCGTCGTCGACGCCGCCACGTCGTTTCTCGAACGGCACGCCTTCGATGCGCCTGCCGGCGACGGCCCCTACGCGGTCGCGTGGGACGCCATCGCGGCGGCCCGCGAGGTCGTCGCCGGCCACATCGGGACCGAGGCCGCCAACGTCGCGTTCACTCGCAGCACCGCCGACGGGGTCAACATGGTCGCCGGGGCTATCGACTGGCAGCCCGGCGACGTGGTGGTCCGGACCGACCTCGAACACCCGGCCTGTACGCTCCCCTGGGACCGGCTTGCCGACACCCACGACATCGAGGTCCGTGTGCTGGAAACCGACGGCGGGCGGCTCGACATGGCAGACGTGAAAGACGCCGTGGCCGATGCCAGGCTCGTGGCACTGAGTTCGCTCACCTGGACACACGGGACCAGACTCCCGGTCGCGGACGTGGTCGACGCGGCCCACGACGCCGGCGCGCAGGTGCTCGTCGACGCCGTCCAGTCTGTCGGCCAACACCCCGTCGACGTGACCGAGTGGGGCGCGGACTTCGTGGTCGCGGCGGGCCACAAGTGGCTGCTGGGCGTCTGGGGCGGTGGGTTCCTCTACGTCGACCCCGACGCGTATGGCCGATTGCGCCAGACCCGCATCGGCTACCGTAGCGTCGAGAGTCCCGATGCGGAGGCGTACGAGTACTACGAGGGCGCGCGCCGCTTCGAGGTCGGCACCACCTCGCCGGTCCCCTACGTCGCGCTCGCAAACGCCGTCGAGACAATCGAGGCCGTCGGCCTCGATACGGTTCAGTCCCGCGTCGAACGACTGACCGACCGCCTCAAGGACGGCCTCGGCGACCGCTTATTGAGTCCCCGCGCATACGAGTCCGGCCTCGTGACGTTCGCCGCGGACGACCCCGAGGCGACCGTCGAGCGCCTCGCGGCGGACGGCATCGTCGTCAGGTCCCTCCCCCACCCTGAAGCGGTTCGGGCGTCCGTCCACGCGTTCAACACCGCCGACGACGTCGACCGTCTGCTCGACGCGCTGTAGTCCCGGCAACGCAGTCGGGCCTCGCCACGCCCGGACTTTCTTGCTCCGGCCGGCCCTCGGCTCCCGTATGGAGACACGCCCTGTCGTGACGTGCTTCCTGCGCAGCGAGGGCGAGGTGCTGCTGTTGCGCCGGA
Proteins encoded in this region:
- a CDS encoding aminotransferase class V-fold PLP-dependent enzyme, translated to MNPAELRASIPALERCTYFNTGASGPTPRPVVDAATSFLERHAFDAPAGDGPYAVAWDAIAAAREVVAGHIGTEAANVAFTRSTADGVNMVAGAIDWQPGDVVVRTDLEHPACTLPWDRLADTHDIEVRVLETDGGRLDMADVKDAVADARLVALSSLTWTHGTRLPVADVVDAAHDAGAQVLVDAVQSVGQHPVDVTEWGADFVVAAGHKWLLGVWGGGFLYVDPDAYGRLRQTRIGYRSVESPDAEAYEYYEGARRFEVGTTSPVPYVALANAVETIEAVGLDTVQSRVERLTDRLKDGLGDRLLSPRAYESGLVTFAADDPEATVERLAADGIVVRSLPHPEAVRASVHAFNTADDVDRLLDAL
- the rdfA gene encoding rod-determining factor RdfA; this translates as MANTTDGRPSSKVARLIDEYELDGLGAEMEARWTGDGEERMSLRDLAEFFNKRLLERALVDAGLSALESDVESTYENLTGDDISTGVRTDTVNRLERNGVDVDALETDFVTYQAIRSYLKEWRGAEYQGLSDDEKIEKDLESIQRLLTRTLSVTDQRIEKLRDTGRVDIEDFEVFLDAQVLCQSCGSQYAVAEFFEQGGCECQQD